From the genome of Methanothrix soehngenii GP6:
GGAACATACCCATCGCGTCATCGCAGAGGCAAGATCTTTAATTCCTCTCTCTGATAAAGGAATAATGAAACTCTCCAAAAAGATGAGGCTGGACAGAAATCATTCCATTGAGAAGATGATCCTTCTTGCTTGTGCTCTTCATGATACTGGAAAATTAAGCGTCAGGTGGCAGGGCGCTATGAACAGATGGCAAGGAATTTCAAATCCAAATGCAGAGCAATTTATCAAAGGATTGCCCTTAGCCCATACGACTTACGATCCAGTCAAAGATTGGATAAGAATGCAGGAGCTGAAGATACAGAAAGGTCCGCATGCTGCAGAGGGAGCATATGCAGTTTTTACAATGATATTTAAAGGAAGTCAAACTATGCTTGGCGACGGCGACGATACACAAAATATGGCAATTGGCATCATGGCAGCTATAGCCAGGCATCATGGGCCTAGGACATCTAATCTTCAACCGTTTGAGCTGATTCCGCAAGCGAAAAACGTATTAAATGATGCTATGAAGACGTTGGAGATTGACTTAGGGGATATGGAAATTAGCGAAACACCAAACAAGGATGTAATCGATTCATTCAGGCAGTATTTAAAAATTAGCGAAATAGATAATGGAATTTTCCTATACTGGTTATCAGTAAGAATCATTCGATTAGCTGACCAAAGAGCAACATCTAAGATTGGAGCCTGAAATGAGCCAGAGACTTTGTTTTAAAATCCCAAGGGAGACCAATACTTATGCCGATGTCCTTATGGCCTTGGGTACGGCGAGCCTACTGAATGAGATTTATGGAGATGAGGCCAGAACTACGATAGAGGATAGAGGTGATAATCTTTCCATCGAAGTCTCGAGCGATAAAGGTTTAGAGTTTTTAGATACTTTTACGCGACTTGACATAGGATATCCTTTTGTAAAACAAAAGAATGATGAGATAATACCTAACGGCGTAGACGATGTTTTTGATTATGAAAAGAATAAAGAAATTGAAGAGGCATATAATAAATTCATTAAGACATCTGGAAAAAGGAAAAATAAAATCAGCAATAAAATGATTGATTCTGGATTTGATAAGCCTTATGAACCCGATCCTAATCTCAAGCTTCACAAAATTTTGGCATCTATGCGCAAAGGTTGGAAAAGCGACAAAGAGTTTCATGAGTACTTTATTAACAATAGAGAGAAGATATCAAAATTAGCGATGATCAACCTTAGGCACCTGTCAGATCCATGCTTTGAGAAATGCAGTTCTGATGATCTTGACAAAATCGTATCTGGATCTCAGGTTCTTCTACCAATTGGCGGTAAAGGTGTCAATAGGTCAAAGCCAGATTCTACAGGCAAGTCTGGACTGCCGTCTGATTTCATCGATTGGTTTTCAGAATGGATGAAGTATCGTGGCATGTTTAAGTTCCTGCTTCCATATAGGAATGGAGATGATTTTAAGTTTTTAGTTATAGTTCCTAAGGATATCTCATATAATTCCGTGGTATCGATACATAATGATCTCTTTAAAATGAATTTATGGGGCGGAATAAAACTGGATATTCAGGCTACGCTCAGTCTTGCTAAAATTCTAGTCAATCATTCAGAAGAATACGATAAAGAAAAAGGTTCTTTCAAGATGCTAAATAGGCGTCCCAACCAGGTAATCGAAGGATTATATCAGGCCTATTTTAAAAGCATGGGAACGGCTGCTTCACTGATGAACTATTCATTCATCGGGTTGCCTGGATGGTTCACAATCGATGATAATAAAACCGCGCATGAATTTATGGATATTTTAGATGAGCACGGAAAATGCATTGGTGCTCTTCAAGAAGAGATCTCCAGTGATATTCCCCTTCTCCAGGATTATCGTAATTTTCTATCCTCAGGAGATTATAGGCATTTTCTGGAGTTTTTATCACTTTTTGGAACATATGTCATGCAGAGGAGAGAGAAAAACAAATGGGTAATGCAATTTACAGTTCAAAACCTAAGGAGGATTTTTATGGTCGATAAGGATTACTCTGAGATAATATCTGATGAAGGATTTTTGAATTTGGCATCCGCTATACGAAGAGCCACTGTTAATGCACAATATCGTAAAGCACAAGGCAGGCGAGATTGGGATATCAAGTATGGATTAGCCCAGGATTGGAAGCGAGTAGCAGAGCAGCCTGACAAGCTGGTTATTGCTATATCGGAATTTGTCCAACAATATAACGCAGAAAATGCAAGACATGCAGAAGAGAATAAAGAAAGAAGAAAAAATATAACAACAAGAGATCTGGACCAAGTTCTAAACTTAATCAAGAATTACGGCTCATTCCTGGTTGGAATGCTTCTCTTAGCCTACGGATATGCAAGAGATGTCAAAGAAACGGATGAATCAAATAGTACTGAAATTAAAGAAGGTGAAATCAAATGAAAATAAACTCTATAAGCATATCTGGACTATTAACCCTTAATATGCATGCATTAAATAATGAGGGCAGTGAAGGAAACTATCTCCAGACAAGGATGGTTGAAATAGTAGATGAAAAAGGAATCGCTCATTCGGTGAATGCCATCTCGGGAGACATGTTTAAACATATTCAGGCCGATCATCTATATTCCCTTGCACGTGAAGAAAACATATCCCTTTGCGATGGCTGCTCGAAGGACAATCCAAATAGAATAAATGTTGATAGTGGCTTTGTCCAAGGATTTTCCGAAGGAGCAAAAGATGCAGAAATTCTTGATAAATTATTGGAAAAATGTGCAGGAGATGACATCGAGGGAATTCTCATCACGCAGGAGATAGGAAAGAAAAAAAGAGCCATCGGCAGGAAATCGATAATAGAGTTCGGTTGGGCGGTTGGTGAGCCGGAGAAAACAAAAACCGAGTCTTATTTTCATGTCAAGTTTGATCAGACCGAGAGAGCCAGTGGAAGAGGAGATGAGAGTACTGGCGCCAACATAGGGCAAAATATTTTTCACAGGCCCGCGTCAAGCGGCAGATATGCAATAATCTTAAATGCCGATTTATGTCGAATAGGTTTCCCATGGAAAACCAAAAAAAATCAAATGCAAGAGGCTAGCTATCCACCTCCATCAGATGACCTTTTCTGGTCGGGCTTGTTCACAGAAATATCTTCAAGCGCTCGCAAGAGAGCCTTCTTCCGGCTACTATCGCTCATTCCATAAAAGGCATCTACAATTGCAGCTACCTTATCCGTCAGATGCTCATCCTTCAAAGAAGGTTCATGGCAGGACTCATTTCGACCTTTTTTCCTCTTTCTGCAATCAACCTCTTGATAGAACTCCTGGTTGATCAGAAGATGATAAATCAGACAGATGAGTTTCCTGGCTACGGCAACGATTGCCACATTGTGCTCCTTCTTTTTGCTCAGCCTCTTGTAGAATCTGGACAGCCCTGTATTTTTCATATTAGCTATTGTCTGGGCAGCCTCGACAAGTACAACTCGGATATACTTGGAACCGCGCTTTGTGATCCCGCATTTCCTCTTTTTGCCGGCAGATTCATTTTCTCCAGGATTGAGGCCACACCATTTCGCCAGCTGTTCAGGGGTCTGAAAATCTCTGTAATTTCCGATCTCTGACAGGATGACCGAACCTGAGATAAATGCGATTCCAGGAATGGACATAACGATAGCCAGATCCTTGCTCTTATTTTGAATCTTTTTCAGAATGTTTAGGCTTGTCTTCTCTATTTTGGATTCGACATTGTCCATGATTTCAAGAGAATCGCTGATCAGCATTCGATTTGTCTCGCTCAGTTCATTGGCAAGTGCTGATCTGATCTCGTCTTGCTTTTTCCTGATCTTTCCGGAGGGTATGCCTTTCAGGATCTCTTCGACGGGCTTGTCTTCAGCCAGACCTCTTATGATATGTGTTCCTGATTTGCAGAATATGTCGTCCATAGAAGAGCTGAGTTTAATGCCGTTTGATGAGAGATATTTGTGTATCCGATTCTTGAACTGAGTTCGTGTCTTGACATATCCTGACCTGGCTCGCGTTAGGTTCCTGAGCTCTCGGTCTTCATCGGAAAAAACCCGAGATCTCTTGATTTGATTATTCAAGCACAGAGTTGCAATACGCTTTGAATCTTTTGAATCTGATTTATCGTTTGGAATGGACTTTATCTGCAGCGGATTGGCAACAATGGTATCTATGGTTCGGCTCAGAACATCATAAATCGGGATCCAATAGACTCCTGTAGCTTCAAATGCAACCTGTTCGCATTTGTTGTCTGCAAGCCAGTTTCTGAATCTATCAAGCTCGGATTTTGTTGTCCCAAAATTCTCTCGAATCGACGGCACTTCGTCGCCAGTTATTGTGGCAACGATCAGATCTTTATGGACATCTGCACCGCAAACTCTTTCTCTTCGTTTTTTCATATATGTCTCTGCCTGATATGGGCAGATGATCATTCCCTTATATGGGATAATTTCCCATACGCGTTCTATGACGCAGTCCCGTATTCGAGGGATATTGGCTGGTTTCAATCGCGGGATCAAGCGTCCCATAAACTTGTCAGCCTTCACTGCCCATATCAGACTTAACATGGACGGATTAAAATATCTGGTTTTCCATCCGTCACGTGTGAGCCCCTGCCTGGGCTCATGGGCGTTTCAATGATATCACTTGCACCTACTCAATAGACACCGAAGAGCGCAAGAGAAGGACCGCAATTGCCCTTAAAAGCATACTTGCAGCCATCCTCAAGCCAGCTGGAGCGCACCGAAACACGCAAAATCCGCATATCGTCAATTTCCAGGGCTGCATTACTGCAAGCTCTTCGATGCTTCCCGCTCCAACGGTGAGCGCCCTTAATGAGAATTACCTGGGAGAAATAGATGGCATATGCATTACATTGAATGAACTAAGCCCAAACTCAATAACCAAATGGGATTTTAATAGCCTTAATGAATTCGGGTAGTCACCCCCTTATGCGTTGATACTTTCAGGAACCACTAGCAACATCATCATCTCGTCAATAGTCCAGATATGATCAGTTATGCCAGCTGCCATAGCTGGAGATCTGGGATCCCATTGTCTTTGATCGCTATTGGATTCTTCTCGCAAGGATTTGAGAGGTCTTC
Proteins encoded in this window:
- a CDS encoding DevR family CRISPR-associated autoregulator, which encodes MKINSISISGLLTLNMHALNNEGSEGNYLQTRMVEIVDEKGIAHSVNAISGDMFKHIQADHLYSLAREENISLCDGCSKDNPNRINVDSGFVQGFSEGAKDAEILDKLLEKCAGDDIEGILITQEIGKKKRAIGRKSIIEFGWAVGEPEKTKTESYFHVKFDQTERASGRGDESTGANIGQNIFHRPASSGRYAIILNADLCRIGFPWKTKKNQMQEASYPPPSDDLFWSGLFTEISSSARKRAFFRLLSLIP
- a CDS encoding IS110 family RNA-guided transposase gives rise to the protein MIICPYQAETYMKKRRERVCGADVHKDLIVATITGDEVPSIRENFGTTKSELDRFRNWLADNKCEQVAFEATGVYWIPIYDVLSRTIDTIVANPLQIKSIPNDKSDSKDSKRIATLCLNNQIKRSRVFSDEDRELRNLTRARSGYVKTRTQFKNRIHKYLSSNGIKLSSSMDDIFCKSGTHIIRGLAEDKPVEEILKGIPSGKIRKKQDEIRSALANELSETNRMLISDSLEIMDNVESKIEKTSLNILKKIQNKSKDLAIVMSIPGIAFISGSVILSEIGNYRDFQTPEQLAKWCGLNPGENESAGKKRKCGITKRGSKYIRVVLVEAAQTIANMKNTGLSRFYKRLSKKKEHNVAIVAVARKLICLIYHLLINQEFYQEVDCRKRKKGRNESCHEPSLKDEHLTDKVAAIVDAFYGMSDSSRKKALLRALEDISVNKPDQKRSSDGGG